ACCCGGTGCTCTGGAGAGAAACCGACCATAACCCCGTGGTCTTCCTCGACCGGATCCCTCACGAGCTGCTCGTCCAGCGCGCCTCGGAAATGGCCCTCATCTCCCGGATCGACTACGCCTTCCGCCGCCTCAACGAGTACCTCGAAAACCGCGATAGCTGGGGAGCGATCCACGCCTCGACCCTCCGCGCCCGGCCGGTCGCCTACTTCTCGATGGAATTCGGCCTGCACGAAAGCCTGCCGATCTACTCCGGCGGCCTCGGCGTCCTGGCCGGCGACCACCTCAAGAGCGCTAGCGACCTGGGCATTCCCCTCGTGGCCGTCGGCATCCTCTACGCCGAAGGCTACTTCCGCCAGTCGCTCGACGCCGAAGGCTGGCAGCACGAAAGCTACCCCTACAACGACCCCGCCCGCTTGCCGATCGAGGAGGCCCTCACCCCTCAGGGCGACCCCGTCCGCGTGGCCGTCGAGAGCCGATCCGGCACCTTGCACGCGAAGGTCTGGCGCGTCGAGGTCGGCCGCACCACCTTGCTCCTGCTCGACAGCAACGTCCCCGAGAACAGCGAGTCGGACCGCGCCCTGACCGGCCGACTCTACGGCGGAGACGCCCGCATCCGGATTCGCCAGGAGTTGCTGCTGGGCGTCGGAGGCGTCCGCGCACTGTTCGCCTCGGGAATCGACCCGTCAGTCATCCACCTGAACGAAGGGCATAGCGCCTTCGCCGGTCTGGAGCTGACCCGGACCGTCATGGAAGCCGAGGGCCGCCCCTTCGGCGAGGCCGTCCGAGACGTGGCCTCGATGACCGTCTTCACCACCCACACGCCCGTCGCCGCCGGTCACGACCGCTTCAGTGCCGATCTGGTCGAAGACACCCTCGGCAAGCTCCGCGAACAGCTTCACCTGCCTCCGGACGACTTCCTCGGCCTCGGCCGCGTCCACCCGGGCGACCACAACGAGCCGTTCTGCATGACCGTGCTGGCCTTGAAGCTCTCAAGGCACGCCAACGGCGTCTCGGCCCTGCACGGCAAGGTCTCTCGCCAGATGTGGCACCCGCTCTACCCGAACCGCAACGAGGAAGAAGTCCCAATCGGCCACATCACCAACGGCGTCCACACGTTAAGCTGGCTCGCCCCGCAAATGAAGGCCATCTACGACCGCCACCTCGGCAGCAATTGGGAAACCCGGATGCGCTATCCCGAGGTCTGGGATACCGCCTCGGAGATCGACGACGGCGAGTTCTGGGAAA
This genomic interval from Tautonia rosea contains the following:
- the glgP gene encoding alpha-glucan family phosphorylase, producing MVSQDTIINKLRELARNLWWTWQPHVIELFRELDPVLWRETDHNPVVFLDRIPHELLVQRASEMALISRIDYAFRRLNEYLENRDSWGAIHASTLRARPVAYFSMEFGLHESLPIYSGGLGVLAGDHLKSASDLGIPLVAVGILYAEGYFRQSLDAEGWQHESYPYNDPARLPIEEALTPQGDPVRVAVESRSGTLHAKVWRVEVGRTTLLLLDSNVPENSESDRALTGRLYGGDARIRIRQELLLGVGGVRALFASGIDPSVIHLNEGHSAFAGLELTRTVMEAEGRPFGEAVRDVASMTVFTTHTPVAAGHDRFSADLVEDTLGKLREQLHLPPDDFLGLGRVHPGDHNEPFCMTVLALKLSRHANGVSALHGKVSRQMWHPLYPNRNEEEVPIGHITNGVHTLSWLAPQMKAIYDRHLGSNWETRMRYPEVWDTASEIDDGEFWETHQVLKARLLEFVRQRLARQAEARGARADELDRYHRMFDLDTLTIGFARRFATYKRATLVMKDAERLAEIVNASDRPVQMIFAGKAHPEDRFGKEFIQHIVKISNSAEFRGRLAFIEDYDMNVARFLVQGVDVWLNNPRRPQEASGTSGQKVAMNGGLNCSILDGWWAEGYDGRNGFAIGSGRTHAVPSIQDERDYLDLINTLAHQVIPLYYDRDHDGLPRRWIARVKDNLRTLGWRFNSDRQVMDYAQFAYLPAGGGQPCAMPSF